TTCGTATTTAATTTACGTTTTTATTTGTTTTTTTATTCAGTTTCTACAATCAATCATAACAGTTCCCCCTTGATTGATATAAACTTTATTTACCCTTGAATCATTGTGGTAGTGCTTCTCTAAATCTTTCCTTAAATCCTCATACACTTTATCTTCTACAGATTTTTCAATTTTTACATTAATTAGCCTACCCATCGGCATTATAGTGTATAAACCATCACTTGTTGTTTTGGCATATTTCAGACCATTCATTCCATAACTTTCAAATGTAGTATGTAATGATTCAACAAAGGCATCAGTTTCTTTGTATAATTCCTTTTTATTATTATCGCATCCAGTAATTATAAATACAGTAATAAGATAGAAAAATAG
The genomic region above belongs to Bacteroidota bacterium and contains:
- a CDS encoding ABC transporter, with the translated sequence MKKLFFYLITVFIITGCDNNKKELYKETDAFVESLHTTFESYGMNGLKYAKTTSDGLYTIMPMGRLINVKIEKSVEDKVYEDLRKDLEKHYHNDSRVNKVYINQGGTVMIDCRN